One window from the genome of Vibrio vulnificus NBRC 15645 = ATCC 27562 encodes:
- the nhaR gene encoding transcriptional activator NhaR, which produces MSHLNYNHLYYFWMVCKQGSVTKAADALFLTPQTVTGQIKALEDRMKGKLTKRNGRTVEPTELGQLVFKYADRMFGLSYEMLDIVNYSQHANILFEVGVADALSKRLVSKVLKTTVPQDKKIHLCCYESTHELLLERLAQHKLDMILSDCPVDSTQSPGLYSKKLGESSMSFFSSTKIDNAEFPAILEQKKLLIPGSRTAMGRKVLQWFDRQGIQPDVLGEFDDVALMKAFARYHDDVIFLAPTVYISEIEEDLTLQLIGHVDDLKEEYYVIFAERMIQHPAVKNVCDADFSQLFE; this is translated from the coding sequence ATGTCACATCTCAATTATAATCACCTCTACTATTTCTGGATGGTTTGTAAGCAAGGTTCCGTTACTAAAGCGGCAGATGCGCTGTTTCTCACGCCACAAACGGTGACAGGACAGATCAAAGCGCTAGAAGATCGTATGAAAGGCAAGCTCACAAAGCGAAACGGCCGTACCGTTGAACCAACGGAGCTTGGGCAATTGGTATTCAAATACGCTGACCGCATGTTTGGTCTAAGTTACGAAATGCTCGATATCGTCAACTATAGCCAGCATGCCAATATTCTATTTGAAGTCGGTGTTGCTGATGCGCTGTCAAAACGATTAGTGAGTAAGGTGCTGAAAACCACCGTGCCTCAAGATAAAAAAATCCACTTATGTTGTTACGAATCGACGCACGAATTGCTGCTGGAACGTTTGGCACAACACAAGCTCGACATGATTCTGTCTGATTGTCCTGTCGATTCGACACAAAGTCCCGGCTTATATAGTAAGAAACTGGGTGAGTCGAGCATGAGTTTTTTCTCTTCCACCAAAATAGATAATGCTGAATTCCCAGCCATTTTGGAGCAGAAAAAACTATTGATTCCTGGGAGCCGAACGGCGATGGGACGTAAGGTTTTACAGTGGTTTGATCGCCAAGGGATTCAACCTGATGTATTAGGGGAATTTGATGATGTGGCCTTAATGAAAGCTTTTGCTCGTTACCATGATGATGTCATTTTCCTTGCCCCGACCGTTTATATCTCAGAAATCGAAGAAGATCTGACTTTACAACTCATTGGCCATGTTGACGATCTCAAAGAAGAGTATTACGTGATCTTTGCTGAGCGTATGAT
- a CDS encoding Na/Pi symporter — MMNQATTAATPISSTTRWLRWANLAFMLYLLLLAVSMVGSGFKLATGDQAKVLFEFASHPVAGLMIGLVATALIQSSSTVTSIIVGLVAGGLPVETAIPMVMGANIGTTVTNTLVSLGHVRCKEEFKRAFASATIHDFFNLLAVAIFLPLEMMFGILEKVSHWLVSPLLNTGDMSMKGFDFIKPMTKPVVSAVKGPLSTFGDTFAGVALIVLGIATIFVAITVMGKLMKSLMVGRARDILKNAIGRGPIHGIVSGSIVTVLVQSSSTTTSLMVPLVGTGVLKVRDVYPFTLGANIGTCITALLAATAVSGEFAVFALQIALVHLTFNVLATLFIFGIPFLRELPIKGAEFISEMAIKNKAVVAGYLLAVFIFIPGTILALTT; from the coding sequence ATGATGAACCAAGCTACTACGGCAGCAACGCCAATTTCGAGCACAACTCGTTGGCTTCGCTGGGCTAACTTGGCATTCATGTTATACCTGCTACTTTTAGCAGTATCTATGGTAGGCAGTGGTTTTAAACTGGCTACTGGCGATCAAGCTAAAGTACTTTTTGAATTTGCCTCACACCCTGTTGCGGGCCTAATGATTGGTCTTGTGGCGACAGCTCTTATTCAATCTTCCAGTACCGTGACCTCGATTATCGTCGGTTTGGTCGCTGGTGGCTTACCAGTAGAAACTGCAATCCCTATGGTTATGGGTGCAAACATTGGCACCACAGTAACAAACACCTTGGTTTCTCTTGGCCATGTTCGCTGTAAAGAAGAATTCAAGCGCGCTTTCGCAAGTGCGACAATTCACGATTTCTTCAACCTACTCGCGGTTGCCATCTTCCTTCCTCTGGAAATGATGTTTGGCATTCTAGAGAAAGTGTCTCATTGGCTTGTGTCTCCACTATTGAACACTGGCGATATGAGCATGAAAGGGTTTGACTTCATCAAGCCAATGACCAAACCTGTCGTAAGTGCAGTGAAAGGCCCACTAAGCACATTTGGTGATACTTTTGCAGGTGTTGCGCTGATTGTTCTAGGTATTGCTACCATCTTCGTTGCTATCACTGTGATGGGTAAATTGATGAAGAGTCTAATGGTTGGCCGCGCTCGTGACATCCTGAAGAACGCAATCGGCCGCGGTCCTATCCACGGTATCGTGTCAGGCTCTATCGTAACGGTGTTGGTTCAGTCTTCATCAACAACAACCAGCTTGATGGTTCCACTCGTTGGTACTGGTGTACTGAAAGTACGTGATGTTTACCCATTCACGTTGGGTGCAAACATTGGTACTTGTATTACCGCACTGCTTGCAGCGACGGCAGTTTCTGGTGAGTTTGCTGTGTTTGCTCTGCAAATTGCGTTGGTTCACTTAACCTTTAACGTATTAGCGACACTGTTTATCTTTGGTATTCCGTTCCTGCGTGAACTGCCAATCAAAGGCGCTGAGTTTATCTCAGAGATGGCGATTAAGAACAAAGCTGTGGTAGCAGGTTACCTACTCGCGGTCTTTATCTTTATCCCAGGTACGATTTTGGCGCTAACAACATAG
- a CDS encoding flavohemoglobin expression-modulating QEGLA motif protein, whose protein sequence is MMEHSDKQQLLSATGKIDEQLSLLVDNIDILSSVTPQNYKEERQRFFDNRFSVEPVFTYKNQTFDVHQAKRNLYSLPIELIEHPQLRQLYAEVIQSYADKLDQLCSIGQPEFLYNSLRYYGEPSSKDIRNANFLLHLPIEEEAPQRHDCNEIAAFMQQFCLDHGYTGEIEISNSMIANALVSGTKVKINASASITTKELHALAHHELGVHLLTTLNGRAQPLKLLSLGCPVNTTTQEGLAILCEFLSGHFSLKRLRTLALRVIAVESMIKDRDFRNTFLLLKEQYKVEDMTAFTITARVYRGGGYTKDYLYLRGFREILNAYDQLGDDFNVLLAGKTEIRYFSAIKSLIKEDIILPPKFISPAIAKPAPADPIYKFVANALK, encoded by the coding sequence ATGATGGAACATTCAGATAAGCAACAACTTCTATCCGCAACAGGAAAAATTGATGAGCAGCTTTCGCTGTTAGTAGACAACATTGATATTCTGAGTAGTGTCACGCCACAAAACTACAAAGAAGAGCGACAACGATTTTTCGATAATCGTTTCTCTGTCGAACCTGTGTTTACTTATAAAAATCAAACCTTCGATGTACATCAGGCTAAGAGAAACCTCTACTCTCTGCCGATTGAACTAATAGAGCACCCTCAGCTTCGTCAACTTTATGCCGAAGTCATTCAATCGTACGCAGATAAACTGGATCAACTGTGCAGCATTGGCCAACCTGAGTTTCTCTACAACTCCCTACGCTATTATGGTGAACCAAGCAGTAAAGATATTCGCAATGCTAACTTCTTACTGCACCTCCCTATCGAAGAAGAGGCGCCACAGCGTCATGATTGCAACGAGATTGCAGCCTTCATGCAGCAGTTTTGTCTAGATCATGGTTACACTGGTGAAATTGAAATCAGCAACAGTATGATTGCTAATGCGTTGGTCTCTGGCACTAAAGTTAAAATCAACGCTTCTGCAAGTATCACAACTAAAGAGCTTCATGCGCTCGCTCATCACGAGTTAGGTGTTCATCTATTAACAACGCTCAATGGCCGGGCGCAACCACTGAAGTTACTCAGCTTGGGTTGTCCAGTAAATACGACCACGCAGGAAGGTTTGGCCATTTTATGTGAGTTCCTTTCTGGGCACTTTAGTCTTAAACGTCTTAGAACCTTAGCGCTGCGTGTGATTGCGGTAGAGTCGATGATCAAAGATCGTGATTTTAGAAACACTTTTTTGCTGTTGAAAGAACAGTACAAAGTGGAAGACATGACGGCATTTACCATCACAGCTCGAGTTTATCGTGGCGGTGGCTACACCAAAGACTATCTCTACTTGCGTGGCTTTAGAGAGATACTCAATGCCTACGACCAATTAGGCGATGACTTCAATGTATTGCTGGCTGGAAAAACCGAGATACGCTACTTCTCAGCAATTAAATCGCTGATAAAAGAGGACATTATTCTTCCACCAAAATTCATTAGTCCAGCTATCGCCAAACCCGCGCCTGCGGATCCTATCTATAAGTTTGTCGCCAATGCGCTCAAATAG